The following is a genomic window from Actinomycetota bacterium.
GGGATGGCCCCGCCCCGGCTCCCCGCGACCACGGGCCCGGTCTCGGCCCGCAGGCGCAGCGCGTAGCCGCCGATGCGGACGGTGTCGCCCTCCCGGAGGTGATAAACGACCTTCGGCTCGACCTCCGCGTCGTTGATGCGGGTGGCGTTGGCGCTTCCCAGGTCGACGATCGAGGTCACCTCGCCGCTTCGTTCGATCCGGGCGTGGTGCCGCGAGACCGCCGGGTCGTCCAGGATGACGTCGTTGTCCGGGGCCCGGCCGATGGAAAGCGTCGGCCCCTCCAGGGGCATCTGGAAGACGTCGCCGCCCCGGAGGATCTCGACCACGGCCACCCGGCTGGTGGATGCCATCCGTCCCGCCTCCGCCCCGCTCTGTCCCCGTCCCCTATTTCCCGACCAGCTCGAGGCGCAGGCGCATGCGCACGTCGGCGTCGGTATACAGCACACCGTGGTGCTGCTGCACGGGGTGGATCTCGGCCCCTTCGAGCACCGCGCTCTCCTGCGGGATGGTGTCGTCGCCGAGGTCCTCGACCTCCAGGCGCGCGCCCTTCCACCCTTCCAGCCCGTCGCCCTGCACCACCAGCCGCACCGGCGTCTTCAGGCCGTACCCGAACACGCACAGCGTCTGGACGCTCGTGCTCATCCCGAGCTCCCGGTAGAAGGCGGCCGCGGCGTGCAGCATGGGCCGGTTCTCCTCCGGGACCCACGCGTCGTCGGTGAAGATGTCGAGCTGCTCTCCCTTCTCGTCCACCACGCAGGGGTAGTTGGGCAGGGTCTGGTAGACGGACGGGAACGACATCACCACCCGCTGGAACCGCGACCGGATGGAGTTGAACGCCAACATGCCCCGGGCGGCGACGAAGGCCTGGAACGTCCTCGGCGAGCCGGCGTGAGGAGCGCCCATCAGCATGATCCGGGCCACGTGCTCCTTGCCCCCCAGCCGCTCCACGTAATACCGCGTGATCAGGCACCCCTGGCTGTGCCCGATGATGGCGATCTCGTCGTGGCCCTTGGCTTCCCGCCACGCCAGCACGGCCTCCGACAGCTGGTTGGCCGAGATCCGGTAGTCCTGCCGCCAGTCGTAGGGGAACTCCAGCAGGTCTTCCTCCCGGAGGTATCCCAGCTCCTCCTGGAGGTAGTCCACCAGCCGGCTGTACCGCGCCAGGGTGATGAAGTTGGGGATGATGACGTGGTCCCGCAGGATGGTGCCCACGGTGAGCTTCTTGTCCGGCCACCGGTAGATCTCGGGGTTGGCCAGGGCCTTGTGGGCGTTCGGCCAGATCAGTCTTCCGCTCTCGTCCATCATCTCCGAGCCCATGAACCCCGGGATGATCACCACGGGGATGCGCCGCACCAGCCCCGGCCGGACCACCTCCGGGGCCACCCCCACCACGGTCATGTCCTTGGCCCCGAACCCTGCCTTGAACACCAGCAGGGCCGGCCCGATCCGGAGCTCGGTGCCGGTCTCCAGCTTGTGCTCGGTGATGCGGTGGCCCTTGATGCGGGTGCCGTTGCGGCTCCCCAGGTCCACGATCCAGAAGCCGTCCGGCCGCCGTTCCAGGCGGGCGTGGTTCCGGGAAACCTGCGGATCGGCCACCACGATGTCGGCTCCCGGATCCCGGCCGATGATCATGCTGTCCTCGAGCAGCGTCACCTCCCAGGTTCGCGGCGGCAGATGGATGGCCAGCCGCGGCACGGACGTGTCCTGGAGGGTCTGGACGATCGTCTCCGAGCCGATGGCGGTATCGAGCTGCTCCGGAGTGAACTCGGCGACCTCCGGGATCTCCATCTCCAGGACGGTCTCGGACATGGTCTCGGAGCCCACGTCCACGGGCGCGTACGTCTCGAACCGCACCGTGCTCCCGCCCAGGTGGATGACGTCGCCGGTGGCGAGGGGGGCCTGCTCCACCCGGGAGCCGTTCACCTTGATGCCGTTGGCGGAGCCGAGGTCGACGATGGTGCAGCCCCGATCGTCGCACTCGATCCGGGCGTGGAACCGCGACGCCTTCGGGTCGGGCATCGACACGTCGTTGGTGGTGGCCCGGCCGATGGTGATGACGTCCTTCGACAGGATGAACTGCTGCTCCTGCCCGTCCGGGAGGGTCAGCACGAGCTTTCGAACCGTCTCCATCAGTCCTCTCCCCCCGGCCCCTCCGGTCCCCGCGGCGTCTGCCCGCCGAACAGTTTCACGATGACGGGGTCACCGTGAGCGCGTACGTGGCCCCGGACGCCTTGCACTTCCCGGCCGGCTCGTGCTCCTCCAGCGTCCCGGTGAGCTTCGTGGCGACCCACTGGCCGTCCCGGGCCGCCGCCTGGACCACCCGGAGCGTGTAGTTCAGGAACGAGGTCACCGTGGCCTGGTCGCACGTCACGCTGAAGTCCCCGCTCGTATGGGTCGCGTACAGGCCTCCCACCCTGGTGAACACGGAACGGTGCAATCCGAGCTGCTGCTCGTCGTGCCAGGCGAGGTTACAGGGACCGGAGGAGCACTGTGGCGCGAACACGTAGGTCTGCGTGAAGTGCTGGTGGACCGTGCTGAATCCGAACGAGGACGTCACCTGGTAGCGGACGTCGTACGTGCCCTCGACCCGAGCCTCGGAGATGGGCGGGACCGGGGTGGTGGCCGCCACCGTGGTGGGACTGGAAACGGTGTGGCGCCGGCCGAGGGCCTCGATCCGGTAGGTGTAGTGCTGGCCCGGCTGGACGTCCTCGTCCAGGTAGGTGGGTTCGTGGACGACGTCGAGGACCCCGTTGCCCCGCAACACCTTCCACCCGATCGCCTCGCCGCCGACGGATGGCTGGCGCCAGGTCAGGGTGATGCTGAAGGGCGCCGTCTGGGCCCGTGGGTTGGCCGGGGGCAGCGGCTTGGTGGGCCCGGCGGGGCCGGTCCCTCCCCCTCCGCCGGACAGGGCCAGGATCAGGGCGACCACCACGACCACCGCCACGATGGGGCCCCCGATCAGGAGTGGCTTTCGCCACCGCGGCGCGCGGCTCGTCGCCGGTGCGGGATACGCGACCCCGGGATAGCCGGGCACCGCCGGCATCCCGGGCACCCCGGGGATGGCGGGGGCTCCGGGCCGTCCCTCGGCGACGGTGCGGTCGCCGATCAGGCCCGGGGGAGGCGGGGCCGGAGTGGCCACGGCGGCAGGAATCCATGAGGGCGGAGGGGCCGGTTCCGCCACGGTGGGGCGGGCAGGTGGCTCCCACCCTGGAACGGTGGCCTGCCGTGCCATCTGTCTGGCCTCCGCCGTGTCCACCGCCGGCCCGGCTGCGGCACGGGCCGCCGTCGCCAGTTCCGCGCAGCCGGCGTACCGGTCGTTCTTCTTCTTGGCCATGGCCTTGGCCACGACGGCGTCGAGCGCCGCGGGCAGGTCCGGGCGAAGCTCGGTGACCCGGGGCGGCGCCTGGTTCACGTGGGCCCACATCACCGACTCCTGGCTGTCCCGCCGGAACGGGACCGCGCCGGTCAGGCACTCGTACAGGACGCACCCCAGCGCGTAGATGTCGGTCCGGCCGTCGATCGGTTCGCCCAATACCTGCTCGGGGGCCATGTAGTTGACCGTCCCCACCGCCTGCCCCGGCAGCGTGAGCCCGGCCCCGTTGCCGGTCTGCTTGGTGATGCCGAAGTCGCACAGGTACGCATGGCCGGCCTCGTCCATGCCGTCGCCCGAGGCCACGAGCACGTTCCCGGGCTTGACGTCCCGGTGCACCAGCCCGCGGGCGTGGGCGGCGTCGAGGGCGTGGCCGACCTGCTCCAGGATCGACAGGGTCCGCTTCAGGTCGAGCGGCCCCTCGTCGTCGATCTGGGTGGCCAGGTCGGTGCCGTGGACGTACTTCATGGCGATGAACAGCTCGCCGTCGACCTCGTCCGCGTCGTAGATCGGGATGACGTGCGGGTCGTCCAGGGCCGCGGCCATCCGGGACTCGGCCACGAACCGGTCCCGGAACCGCTGGTCGTGGGCGAACCGGGCCGCCAGGACCTTGAGGGCGACCTTCTTCCCCAGCCGGAGGTGCTCGGCCAGGTACACGGCGCCCATCCCGCCCACCGCGATCAGCTCGTCGATCCGGTACCGGCCGATGGTCATCCCCACCCGGGGGTCGGCGGGGCTGCGGCCCACGCGCTCGGCGGTGTCGGGTGGCGGCGGCTGGTCCCCGACGGACATGTCGCTGTCGCCGACCCGGATCTGCTCGCCGCCGGCCAGGACCTGCGGGCCCTCGATGCGGCGTCCGTTCACGAAGGTTCCATTGGCCGAGCCCAGGTCCACCAGCACCGTCTGTCCGTTCGGGTCCGGCCGCAGCGCGGCGTGGCGCCTGGACACGCGACGGTCGTTGGCAAGGACCAGGTCACAGCCCGCGTCCCGTCCGATGACGAACTCGGTGCTGCCGACCTGGACAGTCTTGCCCTCATCGGGACCGGAACGGATTGTCAGCCACATCCGGGATCGACACCCCTGGTGGTTTGGTTCGAATCGTCCCCCTGTCGCGCGGCATTGTATGGGCGCCCCGTCGGGCCAGTCCAGGGTGGGCGGCCGCCGGCCGGCGCCCGCGGGCCTCGCAAAGCGATCCCTTGCCTTGGGACGCTCACCCGTCGGAGAATCCGCGCGAGTTGGGAGCGATGGGATGAGGATCCGGGCAGGGGCGACCACCGACGTGGGGCGGGTTCGCCAGAACAACGAGGACTCCCACCTGGTGAGCCCGCCGCTGTACGCCGTCGCCGACGGCATGGGCGGGGGCGCCGCGGGCGAGGTCGCCTCGGGCCTCGCCGTGCACACCCTCCAGGAGTTCGTCCAGAGCGGGAACGGCCATCCGCCCACACTGTCGGAGTGGGTGGTGGCGGCCAACAGCGCCATCTACGAGCGGGCCCTGGAACGGCCCGACGAGGCCGGCATGGGGACGACCATCACGGTCATCCTGGCCGAGGACGACCGGCTCCGCCTGGCCCACGTGGGCGACTCCCGGGCGTACCTGCTCCGCGACGGCGACCTCACGCAGCTCACCGAGGACCACACGCGCGTCAACCGGATGCTCCGGGAGGGCCTGCTGACCCGGGACGAGGCGGCGGTCCACCCGCAGCGCAACGTGGTGACCCGGGCCCTGGGCATCGGGGCGACGGTCCAGGTGGACGAGACGGTGGTCCGGGTCCGGAACGGCGACCGGCTGCTGCTGTGCTCCGACGGGCTGTCCGGCATGGTGTCCGACGACGCCATCGAGGCGATCCTGGCTTCGAGCGAGGACCCTCAGGAGGCGTCGCGACGGCTGGTGGAGGCCGCCAACGAGGCCGGCGGGGTGGACAACATCACCGCGCTCGTCCTGGACGTGGACGAGGTGCCCGAGACCAGCAACGAGACCCTCGTCGACGTCCCGCCGGCGGCCGGGCAGACCCTCGTGTCCGACAGACCCGGGCAGGCGGTCATCGCCGACGGCGTAGTGCAGCCGCCTCCGGCCCCGCCGCCGCCCGTCCCGACCGAGCCCGGCGGGCGCCGGCGGTCACGGAGGGCACTGGTGGCCGCCGGAGCGGTCGTGATCGTGGCCGCGACGGCGGTGGCAGTGGCGCTGGCGCTGAGCGGAGGTGGCGACGGGAAGCCGGCCCCCGCCACGCCCGTGGCGACGTCCCCGGCCGCCGCGGCGACGGAGAAGCAGGCCGTGGACACGTTCGACCAGCAGCTCCAGAGCTCGCTCCCCGGGTCCGGGCCCATCCACCCGTCCGTCTTCCCTCGACTTCCCCACGACCTCGACACGCTGGGGGGGACCACCGGGAAGGTCCCCCAGGCCCTGGCCGCCCGGGCCGACGAATACGCGTTGCAATCTGGGGCGGCCGTTCGCGGGATCCGGCGCCTCGACGTCGTCACGATCGTGCCGGCTCAGTTCGGCACGACCCGGACCGACCTGCTGCGCGTCCGCTCCGACCTGCTCAACGCCTTCCAGCGGTACCAGGACGCCGCCGCGCTGATGCAGCGGGCCGTGAACGCGGACAAGCAACGCACCAGCCTGGTGGCCCGGGCCCGGTCCGCGGAGCAGCAGGCGAGCGCCGAGTACACCAAGGGCTACGACGCTCTGGTGGCGGTGTGGCGTTCGGTCGGGCTCCCCGTCCCGACTCCCTCGCCCAGCCCGTCCCCGAAGCCTTCGCCGAAGGCGTCGAAGACGCCGAGTCCCACCACGGCGCCGCAGCCCACGGCCACCAAAGCGACTCCCAAGCCCACGGGGACGGGCGGGGGCCGCTGCTTGGGCAGCATCTGTTTCACGCCTCCGCCCACGCCGTCCATCCCCTGACGCAGGCTCCCCGCAGGCAACCCCTTGCACGGGAAGGCCCACGGAACCGAACCCCTAGTGTCGGAGGGGCTCCCTCAGTAGAATCCGCGCGACGAGGCAAGGGGAGCAACCAACATGTGGCTGAGCATCAATTCGGGTCCCGAAGCGGGCAAGGGCGTGGAGGTGTCGGGCGACCGGTTCGTCATGGGCCGAGACGAGCACTGCGACCTGGTGCTCACCGACTCCAAGGCCTCCCGCAACCACGCGTTCCTGGAGGTGCAGCCGACCGGCCAGGTGATCCTGCACGACATGGGATCGACCAACGGCACGTTCGTGAACGAACGGCGGATCGACGGGCCGACCCCGCTGTTCGGCGGCGAGCAGATCCGGATCGGGGACACCGTCATGGTGCCCGCCGGCGCCACGGCGCAGGCTCCATCGACGGAGCCCATCCCGCCCGCGGCCTCGTACGGGGCCCCCACCCGGGCCGAGCCCATCCCGCCCTCCCCGGGGTTCCCCCAGCCTCCGCCCGGCGGTGGCTTCCCGCCGCCTCCTGCGGGCGGTGGCTTCCCGCCGCCTCCTGCGGGCGGTGGCCTCCCCGAGCCGCCGGCCGTTCCGGTGGTCCGGCCCCGGCGCATGGG
Proteins encoded in this region:
- a CDS encoding protein kinase, translating into MWLTIRSGPDEGKTVQVGSTEFVIGRDAGCDLVLANDRRVSRRHAALRPDPNGQTVLVDLGSANGTFVNGRRIEGPQVLAGGEQIRVGDSDMSVGDQPPPPDTAERVGRSPADPRVGMTIGRYRIDELIAVGGMGAVYLAEHLRLGKKVALKVLAARFAHDQRFRDRFVAESRMAAALDDPHVIPIYDADEVDGELFIAMKYVHGTDLATQIDDEGPLDLKRTLSILEQVGHALDAAHARGLVHRDVKPGNVLVASGDGMDEAGHAYLCDFGITKQTGNGAGLTLPGQAVGTVNYMAPEQVLGEPIDGRTDIYALGCVLYECLTGAVPFRRDSQESVMWAHVNQAPPRVTELRPDLPAALDAVVAKAMAKKKNDRYAGCAELATAARAAAGPAVDTAEARQMARQATVPGWEPPARPTVAEPAPPPSWIPAAVATPAPPPPGLIGDRTVAEGRPGAPAIPGVPGMPAVPGYPGVAYPAPATSRAPRWRKPLLIGGPIVAVVVVVALILALSGGGGGTGPAGPTKPLPPANPRAQTAPFSITLTWRQPSVGGEAIGWKVLRGNGVLDVVHEPTYLDEDVQPGQHYTYRIEALGRRHTVSSPTTVAATTPVPPISEARVEGTYDVRYQVTSSFGFSTVHQHFTQTYVFAPQCSSGPCNLAWHDEQQLGLHRSVFTRVGGLYATHTSGDFSVTCDQATVTSFLNYTLRVVQAAARDGQWVATKLTGTLEEHEPAGKCKASGATYALTVTPSS
- a CDS encoding alpha/beta fold hydrolase encodes the protein METVRKLVLTLPDGQEQQFILSKDVITIGRATTNDVSMPDPKASRFHARIECDDRGCTIVDLGSANGIKVNGSRVEQAPLATGDVIHLGGSTVRFETYAPVDVGSETMSETVLEMEIPEVAEFTPEQLDTAIGSETIVQTLQDTSVPRLAIHLPPRTWEVTLLEDSMIIGRDPGADIVVADPQVSRNHARLERRPDGFWIVDLGSRNGTRIKGHRITEHKLETGTELRIGPALLVFKAGFGAKDMTVVGVAPEVVRPGLVRRIPVVIIPGFMGSEMMDESGRLIWPNAHKALANPEIYRWPDKKLTVGTILRDHVIIPNFITLARYSRLVDYLQEELGYLREEDLLEFPYDWRQDYRISANQLSEAVLAWREAKGHDEIAIIGHSQGCLITRYYVERLGGKEHVARIMLMGAPHAGSPRTFQAFVAARGMLAFNSIRSRFQRVVMSFPSVYQTLPNYPCVVDEKGEQLDIFTDDAWVPEENRPMLHAAAAFYRELGMSTSVQTLCVFGYGLKTPVRLVVQGDGLEGWKGARLEVEDLGDDTIPQESAVLEGAEIHPVQQHHGVLYTDADVRMRLRLELVGK
- a CDS encoding Stp1/IreP family PP2C-type Ser/Thr phosphatase — its product is MRIRAGATTDVGRVRQNNEDSHLVSPPLYAVADGMGGGAAGEVASGLAVHTLQEFVQSGNGHPPTLSEWVVAANSAIYERALERPDEAGMGTTITVILAEDDRLRLAHVGDSRAYLLRDGDLTQLTEDHTRVNRMLREGLLTRDEAAVHPQRNVVTRALGIGATVQVDETVVRVRNGDRLLLCSDGLSGMVSDDAIEAILASSEDPQEASRRLVEAANEAGGVDNITALVLDVDEVPETSNETLVDVPPAAGQTLVSDRPGQAVIADGVVQPPPAPPPPVPTEPGGRRRSRRALVAAGAVVIVAATAVAVALALSGGGDGKPAPATPVATSPAAAATEKQAVDTFDQQLQSSLPGSGPIHPSVFPRLPHDLDTLGGTTGKVPQALAARADEYALQSGAAVRGIRRLDVVTIVPAQFGTTRTDLLRVRSDLLNAFQRYQDAAALMQRAVNADKQRTSLVARARSAEQQASAEYTKGYDALVAVWRSVGLPVPTPSPSPSPKPSPKASKTPSPTTAPQPTATKATPKPTGTGGGRCLGSICFTPPPTPSIP